The genomic segment GTCGAGTGTTTCTACGAGGGCGAGGAACTGCTGTTTATTCACCCGGAGGAGTGCATCGATTGCGCCGCCTGCGAGCCGGAGTGCCCGGTGGCGGCCATCTTTGAAGCCAGCCAGGTACCGGAGCAGTGGAAGGACTTCATCCAGATGAACGCCGATGCGTGCAAGGAGGGTCATACCCTGCCGGTGGCGGTCCAGCGGGCGGTGTGGGAAGCCCAGAGGGAGGAGGAGGGGAGCGTCGCGAACCTCTATTACCAGAAGTACCCCCCGAAGCACTAATCTGCAAGATCGGTCGTACGACGCGGCAGGGGCGATCTTGGATCTCGGTACCCGCGGTAGCGCCGGGACCCAAGATCGCGTCGGCTGCCGTGATCGCATGATCAGCTCGGATACCGAGATAACGATCTGAAAGGCTTGGCAGATGTTTCTTGACCTATTGAGCAGGCCGCTGCGCAGCTTGCGCCTCTCGGTAACGGATCGGTGTAACCTGCGCTGCCAGTACTGCATGCCCGAGGCGGAGTATGTCTGGCTTCCCCGCAAGGAGATCCTGACCCTGGAGGAGGCGAGTCGTCTGGTCGATATCTTCACCGAGCTGGGTGTCACCAAGGTGCGCCTCACTGGGGGCGAGCCGCTCGTCCGTAGGGATCTCGCCGCCCTCGTGCGTATGATTGCGCGCAATCCGCGAATTGAGGATCTTGCGATTACAACAAACGGACTGCTATTGGCCGAGGCCGCGCAGGCGCTCTATGACGCCGGCCTGCATCGGGTGACGGTCAGTCTGGACACCCTTCGTCCCGATCGCTTCACGGCGCTCACACGAAAAGACTCTCATGCACAGGTACTCAAAGGGATCAGGACGGCGCAACAGGTCGGCTTCACAGGGTTAAAGATCGACAGCGTGATCATGCGCGGCTTCAATGAAGACGAGCTGATCGATCTGCTGGAGTTCGGCAAGTCGATCGGCGCCGAGGTCCGTTTCATTGAATACATGGATGTCGGCGGCGCGACCCATTGGTCGATGGATAGGGTATTCTCCCGGGCGGAGATCCTTGACACGCTGGCAGGAGAGTACGGCGACATCAAGCCGGTCGTTGAGGCGGGCTGGGCGCCGGCCGATCGGTTTGTCCTGCCGGATGGGACGGTATTCGGCATCGTGGCATCCACGACGACGCCGTTCTGCCGCACCTGCGACCGGAGTCGGCTCACCGCCGACGGCACATGGTATTTGTGCCTGTACGCGCAACATGGGACCGACCTGCGGACGCCGCTGCGGGCCGGGGCGTCGAACGCGGAGCTGATGTCGATGATCGTCGCCGGATGGACCAGGCGAGGCGATCGCGGCGCCGAAGAGCGGCACGAACTCCGGAATCGGGACGTATCGGTCCCGGTCGAGGCCCTCAGGCACGACCCCCACCTTGAAATGCACACCCGCGGCGGGTAGGCGGAGTTAGCGAGCTATCCTCCTACCGCGCCGGATCCGGCCAGTCCGACGAACGCCCCTGACGAGAATCCGGAAATCCCTGTTATTGCGTCTCGGCTTCAACGGCTTGCCAGAACTCCTTATGTCCGATTCCGCCCTTTCTGCGCATCTGTTGGCGGGCTCGCCGTAGCAGCGCCTGTACGCGGGGCGAGTAGGCGAGCATCAACCGCTCTAACTCTGCCTCGTCCTCAACGGCCAGCAACACCGCCACCGGCTTTCCATGCCGCGTGACGACTACCGGGCTCTCCTCCGAAGCCTTCAAATACGCACTAAATTTGGCCTTCACCTCTGCGATAGGGGCGACCTTCATAACTCCACCTCTTCTGTGCCGATCACTAACCGGTTTCCGTGTTTGACGCCGATCGCAAGAATCTCTACCCGCCAATACTCCGGATCGATTTCATAGAAGACTCGAAACTGGTTCTGTCCTCCAAAGCGCAGCTCCCAGGTGGCCCCGAACTCCACTGGAAGAGTTAACGGCTTTCGATTCGTAGTCTCGACATCGGGCTCAAACGGCAACTGTTCCTCGATAGTGCGCCGAATCAACGAGTAGAATTTGCGCTCTATCGGCCGGAGTTGGATTTTGACTTGAGGCGCATAATGGATGGCAAATCGACGATGGGCCGACGTCATGACTAGAATTCTAGTCACATCTGGCGCGGTGTCAACGTTATTTTCGATCCGATGGCGGGGGAACAGATGGCTGGAAAGGGGTATGGCTGAACGTCAGTCTGGCCGACATTCTAGATGAGCCGCGTACGATCTCCGCGTTGCAGTGTTCATCGTTCAACGCCCGCATCATCTCAATGGCGTGTTTGATGTCGCGCTGCTGCAAGGAAGTTCGCCGAGCTATGCCCCTATTCGATCACCTCGGCGAGGTGCGTGTCCGTGAGAATCAGTGTGTTGACCACTGTCGAGATATCGGTCTTCTTCTTCCGAGCAATGCGTTGCACAAAGGCCATCGCCTCGGAATCAAGGTAGACGGGAAGGCTGAGTTTAAAACCGGGCCTGTAAAACTTACCCCGAACACCCTTGGAACAATCGTACTCTTTTCTCATCTCTTCACTGGCCATACTGTTTCCTCTCGTGCTTGGTGGCCTTCCGACTCATAATGACCCGTACTCGACACCGTTCCTCGTCGATTGGCTGCGCTTGCCATCATTGTTCTGTTTCCGCCGATCTCGACCGGTCCACCCGTAAGGCGCGGTAGGCTGGGATGAGGACAGCGAATCCCGGCAATCCGCTTACCTCCCCATCGACAGGCTACGACGTCCGGCGATACCGGCAACGTCACTAAGCTTGGTGGGTCGTTCCTCGATCCGGTCTGCTGAGCTTATGCGCAACGACAGGCTTTGCACGCGTAGCCTGTTCTGCTTTACTTTTTGCGAACAACGGGATGAACTGGTGGAGGTCACTTGTGCTTGGACCCAGCAGCCCGTTTCGCCGTCGTTCCGCCCCGGCGCCTCGTGATCTTACCCCCAACTCGCTGACGCATCTCACGGACGATGCCCACGATCTCCTCGGTGGGGATCTCGGCATCGATTCCGGGAACGTCGAGGGGCGAGCGCAGCGGTCGGTCAGGTTGAATCACGAAGACTTGGCCGTCCCGCCGCTTCACGCGAACGGCTCCCTCGCGTCGCGCGCGCTCGAGCAGCGATGCAAACTTTTGACGGGCCTCGGAAAACGTATAGACGGTCACGATTGCACCTCCACGGTTTAGTGGTGGCAGCCAGGGACCTCACAGTCGAAGTAGCCGGGCTCCATGAAAAACCGTGATGATCTCGATGGTGCCGGGCTGCAGGCGATACACGATTCGATAGTTCTCGTACACGACTTCTCGCAGCGATTCGTCTCCCACTTCAGGAACAACCCGCCCGGAACGAGGAAATGTTTCGAGCCGGCTTACTGCTGCTACGATCCGTTCAACCAGCAGATCAGCATAGTGGGCGGAGTCGCGCGCCACATAGGATCGAATTGCCTTAACATCCTCGATGGCCTGAGGCGCCCAGATGACCGGGGTCACTTGAGAAGCTGCTGTTTCGCTTCGGCGTGCGAAACCCCTTTTCCGGCGTCGAGTTCCGCGATTCCGCGCTCTATTTTGGCGAGGAATACCAGTCGTTCGATGGCGTCTTCCACCGTGGCATCAGGGGGTAGTTTTTCAATCGCTTCGAGGATGCGCTGCTTTGCAGTGCCAACTGGCATTGTCATTTCCTCCGATTCCCATACCGAAAAGAGATCAGGTTACCTGAATGGTACCGCAAGGCTGGTCAGGGATCAAGCTCTGCCGGCTGCTACGGCACACCACGCCATCAGCCTCAGTTTCCAACCGCAAGATATCGATCGGACTCAGAGGGATCATGCGGGCATCTCCACCGACTCCATGTTCAGGCAACTTACTGCAAAGCCGAAGGGGATATGGTTCCTGTGAGGAATTCCGCCAATAGACAGGTTTCGGCCGCGGCGGTGAACAGTCGTACCACGTGCCGACGGCTGCAAACCGTGTCAGCCAACCGCCCATTGCGTCTGGATCACAGCAAGATGTTTCCTTAGACCTTCCTCGATCTTGGCTTTCCCGCCGATCGTGTTGTCGTAGAGCAGAATTCTGAACGGAGATACGTCGAAAGGTAATTTCGTGTCACTTTGTGCGATAAGAACGGTAGGCTTTCGGATCGCATGCGCGTACCCCACCTCCCAAAACACGTTTGGATTTGCTGGAGTGATTTCGGCGACGACGGCTTTCGCCTCAATGATTTGACGTTCGATATCGGCAATGATTACACCCGGACCAGCAATCTGGTCAGCGCGAATTACCTCAAAGCCCGCCTTCTTGCCTACTGGGGTAATGACATCTTCGAACAAGTCGTCGAACGGCGGCGACAACTGCATGATCACAAACAGCTTTGGCGTTTCGGCAATGACTGAGAACCCGGAAAACGCGATGTCGGTAGGACCCAGAGCCCACAGGCCTGCCTGCCCCCGTGGAAGCGAAAAGGGTAGGTTGACCTCGAGGGCTTGTACGCCATTCAGGAACACCATAACCCGAGATCCTGTGACGAGTGCTTCAAATGCGTACGTGACATCCGGCTGAAGCTGATTCGGTGGTCCAGCGGCACCGTGGGTATTCCACCTTTGCCCCGCCCACGTTTGAACAGAGCATAACGCAAACCCTCCGAGTTGAGCCTGTACGAAGCTGGCGGACTGTGGCTGGTAAAACAGAATCAAACCAGCGGCGGAACGCTCGTGTCGTCCTCGGAATCGAATGTCTGCACGGATTCGGCCGCCTCCGAAGTACTGGTCAGATACGAAATTGGCTACTTCGAATCCGGGTTGGCCGTCTTGCAAGGTTGTGGTGCCGCCTTTGAAAACAATGGCATCCGGTTCTTCTTCGAACCGTCCGAGGAGCGCTAGCCACTGGGTGCTCATTGTCTCTCCTCTTCTCGACACTTGATCCGCTGTCGAACGTTTGAATTCACCGGCCTGCGCAGCTTTTCGCATAGGTCCGGTGAAATGACGGGTTGGGCGTTACTCACTGGCGTTTACAAGCAATGAGCATCGAACGCTCGTTTGTTTTTGTAGATGAACCACCGAAGCCACCTCCGCTACTGCCGACGCTGCCGCCGACGGCAGCGAAAGACATGTCTTCGCTGCTGCGGTAGAGAATGTCATAGCCAGATTCTTTACAAATTTCACCAGCCGCCGCGTAGCACTTGTCCCAACCGCGAGCTGTGCCGCTGCAATTCAGTGTGTATGCTTTGCGGCCATCAGGTGAATATGTTTCTTTGACGGTGGCACACGCGCCAAGCAAGGCGATAACTGGGACAGCGATAAGTAGGTGTCGGACGAACATGGATTTCCTCTTTGTTGTTGAGAGATGAATGGATTCTTGCTTCATGCGCATATCTTCACGTGATGCTGGGGTCTATTGGCGCCAAACTATGATTATGCTGATGTGTATAGCAGTCGCCCATGAATCCCCACGCTAGGCAGGATTGTGCTGTTTTTACTAGAACTTGTCAAGAAATTCAAGCATCGTTTATAGGGGTGAAAGTCGCCCCGACGGTTGACTCATGGGTTCGACAAGCCTGCCCTGAGCTGTCGTTCTCCTTCGACAGGGTCAGGATGAACGGCTCCAGCGCCCAAAGAAAAGACTGGATTCCGGCTCGCGCGCGCTGTGCGGGCTTGGCCGGAATGACGTCCAGGAATATGCAATGAATTTCAAACATACGACGTATTGTCATTGCCCAGAAAGCCTCCCGTGTCATTGCGAGGCGAAGCCGAAGCAATCTCGCAGTCCTTCAGGACAACGACGGTGAGATTGCTGCGCTCCCGTTGGTCGCTCGCAATGACGAGCCAGTGGCAGGACGGTCTTGCAACCCACTTTCATGCCCATGGGCGCACCGACGGCGTATTTGTTATTCCCGCGAAGCTTATTCCCGTAGGCTGTAAACGGGGAGTGGGAAGGCAGAACTCGCGCTATTCCCTGGATTCCGGCTCACGCCCGCTATGCGGGCTTGGCCGGAATGACGCCCAAAATATGCAACCGTTCCAAGCTCAGGATCGAGCTGCGGACGTCGCTGCGGGCCGGGGCGTCGAAGGCGGAGCTGATCTCGATGATCGTCGGCGGATGGACCAAGCGAAGCGATCGCGGCGCCGAAGAGCGGCACGAGCTTCGGAATCGAGACGTATCGGTCTTGGTCGAGGCGCTCAGACACGACCCCCACCTCGAAATCATACCCGGGGCGGGTAGGTCTGTCCCCGCCGATCTCGACCGATCCACCCGTTCTCCCTCACCAATCGCTACAACTGATTGAGCAATCGTCGCTGCAGTAAAGACTGCATGTCACGACGGCCGTCAACAATCAGTAGAACGTAGACGTTCTTGCCCATGATTCGGTAAATGATGCGGTAGGGTTTGAAGAAAACCTCGCGGTATTCCCGAATGCCCAGCGACAAAAGTTCTTTCGGATAGGCGCCCCGCTCGGGAGATTCGGACAGCCTGGAGAAGGCTTTCTCAATGTGTTCCAACACATAATCCGCTTTTTGAGGCGCGTCGTATGAAGCGATGTAGTCACAAATCTCGTCGAGATCACGGGCTGCCGTCATGGGTCAGAAAAACCGTAAACCGCATCAGCAAGCCCTACGTTGCTCGCGCAGGCGCTTGATCGCATCCTCAGCGGGCTGGACCTTGCCCTCCTCGATCTGGCGGGTTCCGAGCGCCAGGATCTTCAGGAGCGCCAGCGTTTCCTGGGTCTGCTCGTAGCTGTCGATGCCCTGTATGACGACCTTGGCTTCGCCGTTCTGTGTAATGACCAGTGGTTCCCGCTGCTCGCTCAGATTCCTCACAATTTCGGCGGCATGGGCTTTCAGGTAACTGATGGGCTTGATCCGTCCGGACAGTTTCATGGGACACCTCCTTTCTCGATGATGACTAAATATAGTCCATAAACAGGTCAACCATCAAGGTGCATCTGGATGACTCGACCTGGCATCAAGTTGGTTTTCGACTCGATAGAGGAGAGGAGTGGATGGCTGGGGGATAGATATGACTGAACGTCAGCCTGACCAACGCTCTCGATGGGCCGCGCGCCACTTACGACGGTTCGGTTTCGATGGCCTGATTGGCGGCGCCGCATGGGGCAACGAACGCCTATCATTTCCTAACGTCGGATATTGTACGCCCCAACAGCGCCTTCTCAAAGGTAACGATTCACAAACTCCCGGGGCCGTATGACTTCAATGCCGCGATATCCACTCACCCTTAAGAGATGCATATCTCCGCTGATGACAAGTCCTGTTTTCGCAGCCAAGGCGCAAGCCAGAAACTTGTCGTCTTCAGGATCATGACAGACTTGTTCCGGTAACCTGGGAGGTGATATCATCTCCGCCTCAACGGCGAGTAATGCCATAATCGGGGCTGGATCTACTTGTGAGTACTCCTTCGCCAATGTCTTCGAAACCCGCTGATATTCGTCAAGAATGTCCGCCGAAATAATCAGTTGAAGGCGGCCATGCCTCCATGCATCGAGGATCTGATACGGAGGGCCTGTGAAAAACACGCCGGAGATGAATACATTCGCGTCGAGGACAACCCTCACTTTTGCCCTCGGACCTTCCGTATTGCCGCCAAAACGTCCGATCGTTTCAGGCCGGCAGTTCGCGCTTGCCTTCGAGCTTCCGCAATGAGGTCATCAAACTGCTCCATGGACGGCGGTGCAATCGCCTTCAGGATAACCGTGTCCTTGTCTCCGACCACGACAAATTGTGCGCCGGCTTTCAAACTCAGCCGTTTTCGTATCCCCTCTGGGATGACCACTTGCCCTTTGGACGACATCCTCGTTGTTGCGACTCCAGCCATCTGCGACCTCCAGTTATACTGAAATCTTACCAGTAAGACTGTATACCTTTTCGGATGTCTGTGGCAAGATGAAAAATCTGTCGACTAGGGAACCGCGAACTTCTCTGCTACCACAGTGTAAGATGGGAGTGTAACTCGTCGTCCTTCCGGGTTTTGTATAGGAGTTGAGGGTGATGTCCCACGTGCTGCCATGCTGGTCCTGCTGCAGGCATGGATGCATCAGATGACAGACGGGATGGCATTAGTAATGTAGGGGCAGGGCTTGCCCTGCCCAACCGTGCCTGACCACGAGTCGGGCGCAGCAAGCAGCGCCCCTACGATCCGGATGGCGCAGCGACAAACCACGCTTTACCCGCGCCATTTCCAGAAGCGCCGATTCCTGGAGGGTTGTCCACGAATTCCTGTCAGGTTCTTCGGTGGTCACGTCTCCGGCTACTCCTGCTCGAAACCGTGGGTCTTGAACTTCAGGGCTTGGCAGTACGGTAGGCTGGGATGAGCACAGCGAATCCCGGCAATCCGCTTACCCCATCGACAGGCCACGACTTCCGGCGATCCCGCCACGGTTATTGAGCCGGGTTTCGTTTCCTCGATCCGGTCTACGGTACCGCCTTCACGAATGAGACGTGCGCATCGAGGACGAACGTGGGAGAGTGAGAGGCCACACGGTGCAACCCATGTCCCTGGACTTTTTATTACCTATTGTCCCGGCCGGTCACCCCGCTACTTGCAAACAAAGTTTGCGAGGTCACTCTTGCTTGACCCCGGCACCAACTCAAACCACTTTGTTGGATTTTCTTTGATGGCAGACGGCGACTCCTCGCTGTAGCCAAGCTCACGCATGAGAATAGTTTTGCAGTTGGTTTCGGTGAGGGTGTAACCGACGCTGTCAACTCCGACGCGCTTGTGGAGGGCGCGGACTATGTTGCCGGTCTTTTTCTTCTCCAGAAGGAAATACTTGCCCTTGTCACCTGCCATGCTGCGAGGAATCGGGACCTCGGCCTGTGCGGCAAGAGACGTTGAGCCAAAAAGGCTCGCGGCAGCAGCAAGAATGATGGCGCGACGTTTCATGGCTTCTCCTTATGGCTAACGTCCTAAGGATAACCTGCGAGCAAAACGAGTCAGGTTGATCCGCTTGTTCGGCGCCCCGCCGAGTCAGGGGCTATCAACCACTGACTGAACCAACGCGCTAGATCGGTTGCGACGAAGGTGTTCATCGCCCCGCTTTTCAACCCCCCGACGCCTGCATCAAGCAGCAGACCCTTTGCTGCAAGTTCCGCGCATGCCATCCGAAGAGCCGGTTCACTGTAGTGTGGAAGGGCTTCTGTCAAACAAAGCGGGGCAGTCTCGCGCGAGATATCGGAGCGTGCGAACCGGAGTTGAACCGCGGGCAATACCTCCAACGCGCGAGGTGGAGCGGCAAGGGCAACTTGGAGTACCTCCACATGTATGTCCTCCAAGTCCGCCAGAAGGCGTACTGCGTTCTCCGCATCATCCCAGGGCAGACCCTCGACTACCTGACGACTGATGATTGACGCAAACCGCGCACGCTTATCAGCAGAGCGACTGCGCGCAACCCTGTCCAGAGTCGTAAGCATCAGGTCGGAGAAAGCCTCGTCCTCGAGGTTCGCTAACGTACTCTCGACCGCCTTCAACCTCTCCTCAAGCCCGCCCAAGAAATCCTCGATGCGCTGACGTTGAATGCGTGCGACTCCACCTGCGAGGAGCGTGTCCAACGGACCGCCGACGTATGGAGTGGCCTGCACCGCGGCTCGCAGAAGGGTGAGTTCTGTGTACTTCTCACCCGCCTTGGCAATAACTTCTGGTACCTGCTCCTCAGTCACGATTCTCCCCCATTCATTGATCCGCCGAACTACGATTATGCTGGTCTGTATAGCGCCAGCCCAAGAATCTTCTTGATATGCGGGATTTTCCTGCCATTTCTCACTTGGGTCAACGGAATTTCGATAAGGGCCTGTGGGGGTTGGTAGGCTTACCTTGGGCGGTCATTGTCCTTCGACATGCTGAGGGCGAACGACAAGCGATAGTAGGAACCCAGCACCGAAAGACTGGATTCCGGCTTGCGCCGGAATGACGGCGAGAATGTGCGATGAATTTCAAGTGCACGACGTATTGTCAGTGCCCAGAAAGTCTCCCACGTCATTGCGAGGCGAAGCCGAAGCAATCTCACAGTCGTTCGCGGCAACTACGGTGAGATTGCCGCGCTCCCGTTGGTCGCCCGCAATGACGAACCAGTGACGGGACGGTCTCGCAACAGACTGTTATCCCCATGGGCGCATCAGGGGCGCATGCGGGAATCCAACGCTGAAAAGACTGGATTCCGGCTTACGCCGGAATGACGATCTCAGTTATTACCGGGCCCAGAAGACGCGACTCCTGATACAATATGAAGGGAGTCAGTCCATGGGGTGTGTACGTGATTGGTGACGACGGAAGCGGGAGGGGTGGAGGAGGGGAGCGGCGATGCGGATGTATGTGGCTGGGGAGTGGGTCGATAGGGCGAAGACGATCGACGTCCTGAACCCGTATGATGGGACGGTGGTCGATACGGTGCCGTGCGCAGAGTCCGGGGACGTCGAGAAGGCGCTGGAGAGCGCCGTCCGTGGCGCGCGGACGATGGCGAAGCTGCCCGGCTACGACCGGTATCGAATTCTGAAAAGGGCGGCGGAGCTGATTGAGGCGCGGAGCGAGGAGCTTGCCAGAACCATTACCCTCGAAGAGGGCAAGAGCCTGGCGGAGTCGCGCTTCGAGGTGAGCCGGGCCGTGCAGACTCTCATCTTGTCCGGTGAGGAGGCCAAGCGCCTGCACGGTGAGACGATCCCCTTTGACGGCGCTCCAGGCGGCTCCGGCAAGTTCGGCTTTACCCTGCGCGTGCCATGCGGGGTCGTCGTCGCCATCAGCCCCTTTAACTTCCCGCTCAACCTGGTGTGCCATAAGGTCGGACCCGCGCTGGCGGCAGGAAACGCGGTCATCATCAAGCCGGCCACCGATACCCCGCTTTCGGCGTTGAAGCTGACGGATGTGCTACTGGAGGCGGGTCTGCCGGCCGAGGGGGTTGCGTGTCTTACCGGTCGCGGTGGGGAGATCGGCGACGCGTTGTGCAGCGATCGGCGGGTCCGCAAGATCACGTTTACGGGGAGCCGCGATATCGGCGAGCGGATCTGCCGGATGGCGGGGATCAAGAAGGTCACGATGGAACTGGGCAGCAACGCACCCGTCATCATCATGTCCGATGCCGATCTCGATAAGGTGGCGACCGCCGTCGCCGCGACCGGCTACACGAACGCCGGGCAGGTGTGCATCTCGACGCAGCGGGTCTTGACCAGCGGGCAGGTCTACGGCGATTTCCTGGACGTGCTGAAACCCAAGGTGGAGGCGCTTATCACCGGCAACCCCCTGGACGCGCGAACCAGGGTGGGTCCGATGGTCCGCGAGCGGGACGCCATCCGGGTCGAGGAGTGGGTGCGCGAGGCGGCGACGAGCGGCGCGCGGGTCGTAACGGGTGGTGCGCGTCAGGGCGCGATCTATGCCCCCACAATTGTTGCCGACGTCAAGTCTGAGATGCGGATCTTCTGTGATGAGCTGTTCGGACCGGCCGTCGCGGTGACGCGGTTCGATACGATCGACGAGGCGATTGCGCTGGCCAACGACAGCATCTATGGCCTGGCAGCCGGCATCTTCACTGAGAACCTGGAATGGGCGATGCGGTTCGCCCGCGAGGTCGAGGCGGGCAACCTGATGATCAACTGGGGGCCGCAATGGCGCGCCGATCTGATGCCGTATGGGGGGTTGAAGGAGAGCGGCTTCGGCAAGGAAGGCCCGCACTACGCCGTCGAGGAGATGACCGAGCTCAAACTGGTCTGCTTCCACCTGGGCGGCTGACGATTCGTTCGTATTCCATCTCAACAGTGTGCAATGTAAGACTCCCTCTCCCCGAGGTATCCCTCTGGCGGGGAGAGGGTTGGGGTGGGGAGGTTCCGAACACCTTGTACCCGACCAGTAATCGTGACATCGACGAGGCACGCACCTACCATGCGGCCACCAAACACTCTTACTGGAGTGTCCGCTTGGGCGGCCATTCCCTCGACTGGGCCAACAAGCCGCGTCCATACAAGCTCTACCCTGGACTACCGGTCGTTTCCCTTCCGCACAATGTGACGCCGCCGGCCGCCGAGGCGCTCGACGCCGTTTCAGCCTTTCCGTCGACCGGGACGGGTGCCCTCGACCTGACCGGACTGGCGCAGATCCTGTTCTTTTGCGCAGGTGTGACCAAGAAGAAGGTCTATCCGGGTGGCGAGACGCAGCATTTTCGCGCGGCCTCCTGCACCGGCGCCCTGTATGAGATCGAGATCTACGCCGTCTGCAGCGATCTGCCGGGGCTGTCCGCCGGGGTCTATCACTTCAATCCTGGCGACTTCGCCCTTCGCCGGTTGCGGGAAGGCGATTTCCGGGGAGAGCTCGCCCGCGTGGCAGCCGGTGAGGAAGCGATCTCAGGCGCGCCTGTCACGCTGGTACTGACCGCGATCTTCTGGCGGAACGCCTGGAAGT from the Candidatus Methylomirabilota bacterium genome contains:
- the moaA gene encoding GTP 3',8-cyclase MoaA translates to MFLDLLSRPLRSLRLSVTDRCNLRCQYCMPEAEYVWLPRKEILTLEEASRLVDIFTELGVTKVRLTGGEPLVRRDLAALVRMIARNPRIEDLAITTNGLLLAEAAQALYDAGLHRVTVSLDTLRPDRFTALTRKDSHAQVLKGIRTAQQVGFTGLKIDSVIMRGFNEDELIDLLEFGKSIGAEVRFIEYMDVGGATHWSMDRVFSRAEILDTLAGEYGDIKPVVEAGWAPADRFVLPDGTVFGIVASTTTPFCRTCDRSRLTADGTWYLCLYAQHGTDLRTPLRAGASNAELMSMIVAGWTRRGDRGAEERHELRNRDVSVPVEALRHDPHLEMHTRGG
- a CDS encoding prevent-host-death protein, which produces MKVAPIAEVKAKFSAYLKASEESPVVVTRHGKPVAVLLAVEDEAELERLMLAYSPRVQALLRRARQQMRRKGGIGHKEFWQAVEAETQ
- a CDS encoding addiction module toxin RelE; this encodes MTSAHRRFAIHYAPQVKIQLRPIERKFYSLIRRTIEEQLPFEPDVETTNRKPLTLPVEFGATWELRFGGQNQFRVFYEIDPEYWRVEILAIGVKHGNRLVIGTEEVEL
- a CDS encoding prevent-host-death protein, coding for MTVYTFSEARQKFASLLERARREGAVRVKRRDGQVFVIQPDRPLRSPLDVPGIDAEIPTEEIVGIVREMRQRVGGKITRRRGGTTAKRAAGSKHK
- a CDS encoding type II toxin-antitoxin system RelE/ParE family toxin, with translation MTPVIWAPQAIEDVKAIRSYVARDSAHYADLLVERIVAAVSRLETFPRSGRVVPEVGDESLREVVYENYRIVYRLQPGTIEIITVFHGARLLRL
- a CDS encoding antitoxin, Phd family protein, which codes for MKLSGRIKPISYLKAHAAEIVRNLSEQREPLVITQNGEAKVVIQGIDSYEQTQETLALLKILALGTRQIEEGKVQPAEDAIKRLREQRRAC
- a CDS encoding putative toxin-antitoxin system toxin component, PIN family, which encodes MGRFGGNTEGPRAKVRVVLDANVFISGVFFTGPPYQILDAWRHGRLQLIISADILDEYQRVSKTLAKEYSQVDPAPIMALLAVEAEMISPPRLPEQVCHDPEDDKFLACALAAKTGLVISGDMHLLRVSGYRGIEVIRPREFVNRYL
- a CDS encoding AbrB family transcriptional regulator: MAGVATTRMSSKGQVVIPEGIRKRLSLKAGAQFVVVGDKDTVILKAIAPPSMEQFDDLIAEARRQARTAGLKRSDVLAAIRKVRGQK
- a CDS encoding aldehyde dehydrogenase, with the protein product MRMYVAGEWVDRAKTIDVLNPYDGTVVDTVPCAESGDVEKALESAVRGARTMAKLPGYDRYRILKRAAELIEARSEELARTITLEEGKSLAESRFEVSRAVQTLILSGEEAKRLHGETIPFDGAPGGSGKFGFTLRVPCGVVVAISPFNFPLNLVCHKVGPALAAGNAVIIKPATDTPLSALKLTDVLLEAGLPAEGVACLTGRGGEIGDALCSDRRVRKITFTGSRDIGERICRMAGIKKVTMELGSNAPVIIMSDADLDKVATAVAATGYTNAGQVCISTQRVLTSGQVYGDFLDVLKPKVEALITGNPLDARTRVGPMVRERDAIRVEEWVREAATSGARVVTGGARQGAIYAPTIVADVKSEMRIFCDELFGPAVAVTRFDTIDEAIALANDSIYGLAAGIFTENLEWAMRFAREVEAGNLMINWGPQWRADLMPYGGLKESGFGKEGPHYAVEEMTELKLVCFHLGG